From one Luteipulveratus mongoliensis genomic stretch:
- a CDS encoding DUF4194 domain-containing protein, with translation MEPPLFDGDLGTEPSDIRELLTVLFKDHLLDGNQRVRLWNVLIEHEGHVRSRLHDFYLELVVAPGHRIAYQKQVDADQDYRILTPQRAMSRELAMAVLVLVDRYQRAAVANAPTVSVARREFADAWEQMWGEREKDRVARDKNAEAALKRLFETGLIMGRSPANGGESWKISPAVPVFYGPDVLQTITVSLLGEEQDNDREDEGRADGLDGDK, from the coding sequence ATGGAACCACCCCTCTTCGACGGAGACCTCGGCACCGAACCGTCCGACATCCGCGAACTGTTGACCGTCCTCTTCAAGGATCACCTGCTCGACGGCAACCAGCGCGTTCGCCTGTGGAACGTTCTCATTGAGCATGAGGGCCACGTGCGATCCCGCCTCCACGACTTCTATCTAGAGTTGGTCGTCGCCCCCGGCCATCGGATCGCCTACCAGAAGCAGGTCGACGCCGACCAGGACTACCGGATCCTGACGCCCCAGCGAGCGATGAGCCGCGAGCTGGCAATGGCCGTGCTTGTCCTCGTCGACCGATATCAACGCGCTGCCGTCGCCAACGCCCCAACCGTTAGCGTTGCGCGCCGAGAGTTCGCCGACGCCTGGGAACAGATGTGGGGCGAGCGGGAAAAGGACCGCGTTGCCCGTGACAAGAATGCCGAGGCTGCCTTAAAGCGACTCTTCGAGACCGGCTTGATCATGGGCCGGTCTCCCGCCAACGGTGGCGAGAGCTGGAAGATCTCCCCCGCGGTGCCCGTCTTCTACGGGCCGGATGTCTTGCAGACCATTACCGTCTCTTTGCTCGGCGAAGAGCAGGACAACGACCGAGAAGATGAAGGTCGAGCTGATGGCCTGGATGGTGACAAGTGA